The window CGTTGGAAGTATACCAGTGAGTCCTTCAGGTTTTTTCCTGGCTACATGAAGAGGCATACTGTGATGCTTTTACTGTAGGATGGGAATATGCCTTCCTTCTCATTAACCATTGCACATGCCTCTGGAATGATCTGACCTGAGTGCAGGTTCTTGAGGTCTATCTCAGGTGGTGTGTCCTGTTCTGCCAGTGCTGCCCAGATAACGTTATGGATGGTGTCTACTCAAGTAGCCAGTCTGACTAACGGGTCTGTGCAAATGTACACTTCAAGTGGGAGGTTTGGGACGACCAGGAAGTAGTGTCTCATCCATCGCTGGTTCCAGTGTAGATCCAAAGTGCAGACACACTTGGCTGAAATTGTTGCTCTAGGATCTATGCTCATAGGAAATAGATTTATGGATATATAGTATTCCAGAGTTGGCTTGCTGTAAGAAGCTTGAACATCCCTTCAAAATCTTTTGACTAATGGCAGACTTTTCCACCGACATAGCCAGCACTGCATCTTTTATGGTTacctcctgtagttttgtgctggTTGCTGATCAGGACACTTGACTGGGCTTCAAGAGGTTCTGTCAGTTCCCATAATTGCGCCTAGATGTTCGATCGCTGGGGCTATAAGGGGCTGAAAATGATTAAGTAGGTCTTTGCCAATGAAAAAGGTGATAGAATTGAGCGGTGATGTGTAGACAGGATCATGGAACCAATAGACAGTTATAGTAACGCAACGTGTTCCATCTGCGTGCCCACGGGTGAGTAAGCTTGAATGTCCAGGGTGCATGTCTTGATTTGCGGGGTTTTATTAATCTTAACGCCTGCTTGTACCTGGGTGAAAAGCTCGGTTGACATTAGGGTGATGTCTGCAGCTGTGTCAACTATGGCTTCCAGCTGTACCATTTCTTCAGATGGTATCTGGTCAGAGCagcaaaggattttttttttttttggctgattaACCCTTAAATGTTATGTTGTTAGGACCACCCACCTCATTACACAGagatgcagaaacacaaagaacaggACACATGAAAGtaagtaaatatatatgttCACGTGGAAGTAAATAATTGTATATGTTCACAATTTTATGAACCATTTACTAATGCCCACATTGTTAAATTACTTATGTATTCATTTACACATTCAAACCTTTATTTCATACTTTATTAATTAAGTCATTTATTTCAGGGTTTATTTTACAGCATGTTAATATATTCGCATATTGATGGCTTCAATTTTTCATCCTCTTCAGTATCAGTCTTAAACCGTCATTGAATTTCTGTCTAGACATCTTTCAGCTCTCCTATTGCGCAACCCACCTCCTCCCCATCTCCACCTTGACATCAAGAACTTCCAGGGAGTCTCAAAGAAAGTGTCCACTGTCCACCTGCTTGCTCTTTTCTACCACCGCCAGTGTCTAGGCTCGAGGGGACCACATCCTATCTCCTATCTTCATTGGGCCCCTTTTACTTCATGTAGATGCTTCTCATCATCAGAGTCAAATCACCAAAACTTCCCTCTGTTGTTACCTCATTAAATACTGTTATACAATTCTCTCTCCTTACTGAAATTGTAATAGCATACACAATATACAATAGTCATTAACAgtgtactgttttgtttcatgtaattGACCACTTTGTACAGATATTATGCAAGAGGAGCTCTGATGGATATCAATCTAGTTGTGACTCTGGAGTGCTACTGCAAATTTGGTATTTGAAAACatcaaagagaaagcaaaagcaaaacCTGTTCTCAAAGAtttcaaactttgttttaaGAGATGTTCCTGGCACTGTCTCATCACCATTCACACTTTGTTTCCAATGTTTCCACCTGTGAGTTGAACTTGCATTTATTAACAACAATATTTATTAAACATCTACTTATATACAGAGTACTACTCAAGAACATACACTGGTATTGAgtctttcaaatgtatttttttcaatggtGTGAGTATCTCGAACAAAATTCTGAACAATATATTGGAGTGACAGCTTGACTGATGTAAACATGGAGCATTTGACAAGGTTAAAGGCCTCTCATAAGCGtgacatttttacaattaaagcAGCAAGCAGCGTTGATCAGGCCCCAACACCGTCGTGCACGTCAGGGGTGCTGGCGGGGTGCCAACGCTGGTGGCATGTTGACACACATGTGCACTTCTGCTAGCATTGGAGACTGTGTGAACGAATAAGATGTTATTTCCTGCATAGAGTGCCTGCCGGCAGatcttttgcacattttgtattaattccTATGTCCAGAACGTGGTTCAAGAGAACAAGCACAAGCTTAGCATATGTTGTTGTAGATCAAGTGTAGACAAGATCATGAAAcgtttatgtaaataaaatgatgatttgtCACACAAGGCTTACTTCCTGTTGGCAGTAGGTGgcattattactattattctGTATTGGCCTGTATGTGTCTTCAGGCCAGGACTCTTATCAAACGTGTTTGGAGCACAATggacaatgtatatttgagttacaacaaaTTCCTCTTTcatggagaaacactgaaattcaCCATGCTGCCATGGACACGCCATTCAACAACATCTCAAAAGCTTCACAATTTAACATCACAAAGGTCTTGATATTGAACTGACCGAACTTGAAGTCAATCTGTTCAATTCTCTAGGAGGAGTTTGTTAAAGTACAATGCCTGTAAAGGCCAAAAACTGCGCCACAGTTGCacattaaattcaaaatggctgacttcctgaTGGGTTTCGGGTATggctccaagaggcttttttgtaagtTATGGGATGTTACACGCGGCTACCAATTTTCGTATATGTAGGTGACACGTATTTCAAGAACTAAGTCCTTGAAATTTTTTAGGGGGCGCTATCTAGCCATTTTGCCACAACCATGTGCAACACCTATACAATATCTAAATTTTCAGCAAGTCTGACACGTGCAAAATTTCATGAGTTTTCTAGCATGTCTAGCCcctcaaaaatgtgattcatttGCATGGATGATAATAATAGCAATTCCATTAGGGTCCTTGCACCAGTCGTTGCTCAGGCCCTTGAAAATAACTGCATTGAATGAGTCAACTTATTATCAATatcatggaaaaaataaatgtattttactatACTGAGCCAGAGGGCTATTCAATGAGAAAACTCAGTCACCCTTCAAAGTCATAGTGCCATTCTTCTTCCACCAGATGGAACCAAAGTAAGACATTTCCCAATTTTACAAATAATGGCTTCAATTATCCATTCTCTGGTATATTATACAATTCCGAATACAGAAGACcaaaaagaatgaaatagtAACAACCAAGTATACTTACAAACTTACCCTTTAAAAACGTTGCACTTTGGGCCTTTTCATTATCTCCTTTAACCTTACTCGGAGCAGAAAAGAAACATGGTTAATATAAGTGTGATGATATATTCCATATTTCTTTTAGTGTCAAAAGGGCACatggaaagaccaaaaccaaaatttaaCTGATCCTCCTAacaagcactgtgtgtgtattcagagTCTGCTATATCCTGCCACAAAGCTCCATTGTTCCccaaaaaacattgaaaatacCTAAGTGAGCCAAACTGTAGTATTGACTGACATGTCTCTTCATTaccatgaatacacacactctAGTTTATTTTGGTGGTTGTTACTGGTTCTAGTTTGTTAATTCTGTTGATGAGCAGCTAACAAGTGCTTCTTTGGTACACAAAGTTGAACTTTCTTCATCTATTTCAACACAGCGGTGTTTCTTCAAAGACTGTGACCGTGTGAAAAGCCTCTTACACTGTGAGCACCAGTatggtttctctccagtgtggACACGCAGGTGGCGACTGTAACTatacgaactgttgaaacatttcCCACACTGGTCACAACTGAATGGTTGCTCTCCAGTGTGGATACGAAGGTGCCGCATATAATTGCTCAGGCGACCAAAACCTTTGCCACATTCCTTACACTGATatggtttctctccagtgtgtgtgcgcacgtgttgtttatatgttttagAAATAGAGAAACTTTTCTCACATAGTTCACAGCGGAACGGTTTTTCCCCAGTGTGAATACGTAAATGGGACTTGTAATTACCCAGCTGAGAGAAACTTCTACCACACTGGCCACAGCAATatggtttctctcctgtgtggacACGTAGGTGAATCTTGTAACTACTTAAGTCACTGAAACTCTTTGCACATTGGTCACACTCATATGGTTTCTCTCCAGTATGGTTACGCAGATGCAAACTGAAATGCCCTGACTGAGTGAAACTCTTTCCACAAAAGTCACACTGATAGGGCTTCTCTCCACTGTGACTAAGCAGGTGCCGTTTGTAAGAacttaaaaaactaaaactcttTGGACACTGGTCACAGCAGTATGGCTTTTCTTTAGTGTGGACACGCATGTGTATCTTGTAAATACTGAAGTAACTGAAACTCTTTTCACACTGGTCACACTGGTATGGTCCAGTGTGGTCACGCAGGTGTTTTCTGTATGAGCTCTGGTCACTGAAATCCCTCCCACATTGTTCACAGCAGTATGGTGTCTCTTCAGGGTGGGTATACAGGTGTAAATTGTACGCATTTAGTTGGCTGAAACTGCTGCCACATTGTTCACAGTGGTACAGTTTCTCTGCAGTGTGAGTGAGTTCATGTCTTCTTAGACTACAAATCCGACTGAATGATTTCCCGCAGTTTTGACACTGATGAGGTCTgctcctgtctgtgtctgtctttttcagctgacaaaaacagagagagaaaagaaggtgAGTGGAGGACTTGATCAAATGCTGCTAGCAGTTAGCTAGCTATATTACAGTACTTCACATTTAAGCCTATCACCAAAGAACAACATACtgcaaattctcaaataaataCTCATTTCAA is drawn from Xiphias gladius isolate SHS-SW01 ecotype Sanya breed wild chromosome 15, ASM1685928v1, whole genome shotgun sequence and contains these coding sequences:
- the LOC120800367 gene encoding zinc finger protein 239-like isoform X2, which produces MSSSEELKKTDTDRSRPHQCQNCGKSFSRICSLRRHELTHTAEKLYHCEQCGSSFSQLNAYNLHLYTHPEETPYCCEQCGRDFSDQSSYRKHLRDHTGPYQCDQCEKSFSYFSIYKIHMRVHTKEKPYCCDQCPKSFSFLSSYKRHLLSHSGEKPYQCDFCGKSFTQSGHFSLHLRNHTGEKPYECDQCAKSFSDLSSYKIHLRVHTGEKPYCCGQCGRSFSQLGNYKSHLRIHTGEKPFRCELCEKSFSISKTYKQHVRTHTGEKPYQCKECGKGFGRLSNYMRHLRIHTGEQPFSCDQCGKCFNSSYSYSRHLRVHTGEKPYWCSQCKRLFTRSQSLKKHRCVEIDEESSTLCTKEALVSCSSTELTN
- the LOC120800367 gene encoding zinc finger protein 239-like isoform X1, which codes for MSSSEENVWRGFRQTLINLHINKRLFSQQQQLKKTDTDRSRPHQCQNCGKSFSRICSLRRHELTHTAEKLYHCEQCGSSFSQLNAYNLHLYTHPEETPYCCEQCGRDFSDQSSYRKHLRDHTGPYQCDQCEKSFSYFSIYKIHMRVHTKEKPYCCDQCPKSFSFLSSYKRHLLSHSGEKPYQCDFCGKSFTQSGHFSLHLRNHTGEKPYECDQCAKSFSDLSSYKIHLRVHTGEKPYCCGQCGRSFSQLGNYKSHLRIHTGEKPFRCELCEKSFSISKTYKQHVRTHTGEKPYQCKECGKGFGRLSNYMRHLRIHTGEQPFSCDQCGKCFNSSYSYSRHLRVHTGEKPYWCSQCKRLFTRSQSLKKHRCVEIDEESSTLCTKEALVSCSSTELTN